A window of Rhinatrema bivittatum chromosome 2, aRhiBiv1.1, whole genome shotgun sequence contains these coding sequences:
- the LOC115083583 gene encoding oocyte zinc finger protein XlCOF6-like, which yields MKENYETLISLASDEVTQHIKEENREEHPMEEELISRESRNDFENVSQGPERRNTRNNQQESEKKQRDPAGDPRVGVTACEMEIKVIPEHQRHVSTERPFQSNNSDQKTSDFHQREGKGKKSFLCDSCGKSFGKESHLILHKKSHPLQALFLCYICGKSFSQKKNLKVHLNIHKTAKPFPCSDWRKSLISKYKIKLHHKIHTGERPFSCTKGEKCFVRKRNITEHQQNYPGNNPFTCTECGKRFRRKDKLMLHQSLHAGERPFSCTECRKRFIRKSHLSQHQKIHTGEGPFSCSECNKRFTEKGALTKHMRIHTGEGLFSCSECNKRFTEKGALTRHMRLHTGEQPFSCSECNKRFTEKGALIIHMRIHTGEQPFSCSECNKRFTVKSALTRHMRIHTGEGLFSCSECNKRFTEKGALTTHMRIHTGERPFSCTECNKSFPVKGALTIHMRIHTGERPFSCTKCNESFPVGSALTTHMRIHTGEGLFSCSECNKRFTVKSSLTRHMRIHTGEGLFSCSECNKRFTVKGALTRHTRIHTGERPFSCSECNKSFPVKGALITHVRIHTGERLFSCTECNKRFPEKDTLTKHMRIHTGERPFSCSECNKRFSVKGALTRHLRIHTGERPFSCSECNKRFSVKSALIGHMRIHTGERPFSCTECNKRFSVKRALTKHMRIHTGERPFSCTECNKSFPVKGALTSHMRIHTRERLFSCSECNKRFSVKGTLTTHMRIHTGERPFSCSECNKRFSVKSALTTHMRIHTGARPFSEKR from the exons atgaaggagaattatgagaccctcatCTCCCTAG CAAGTGATGAGGTCACACAGCACATAAaggaggagaatcgagaagaacatCCTATGGAAGAAGAACTGATCTCAAGAGAATCAAGAAATGACTTTGAGAATGTTTCACAGGGGCCTGAGAGGAGAAACACAAGGAATAATCAGCAGGAGTcagagaagaagcagagagaccctgcaGGAGACCCACGGGTTGGAGTCACTGCATGTGAGATGGAGATCAAAGTCATCCCTGAGCACCAGAGACATGTGAGCACAGAAAGACCCTTTCAGAGCAATAACAGTGATCAAAAGACTTCTGACTTTCaccagagggaggggaaagggaagaaatcctttctgTGTGACTCTTGTGGTAAAAGCTTTGGTAAGGAATCACATTTAATATTGCACAAGAAATCCCACCCACTCCAAGCACTATTTCTCTGCTATATATGTGGaaaaagcttcagtcagaagaaaaatctaaaagtgcacctaaacatacataaaacagcGAAGCCCTTCCCCTGCAGTGATTGGAGGAAAAGTTTAATTAGTAAGTATAAGATAAAATTACATCAcaaaatccacactggagagagacccttCTCTTGTACTAAAGGTGAGAAATGTTTTGTTAGGAAAAGAAACATCACAGAACACCAGCAAAACTACCCTGGAAACAACCCATTTACCTGCACGGAGTGTGGGAAACGCTTCCGTCGTAAGGATAAGCTAATGTTGCACCAGAGCCTCCacgcaggagagagaccattctcctGTACTGAATGTAGAAAACGTTTCATTAGGAAATCACACCTctcccaacaccagaaaatccacacaggggagggaccattctcatgtagtgaatgtaataaaagattcactgaaaagggtgccctcacaaaacacatgagaatccacacaggtgagggcctattctcatgtagtgaatgtaataaaagattcactgagaagggtgccctcacaagacacatgagactccacacaggggagcaaccattctcatgtagtgaatgtaataaaagattcactgagaagggtgccctcataatacacatgagaatccacacaggggagcaaccattctcatgtagtgaatgtaataaaagattcactgtgaagagtgccctcacaagacacatgagaatccacacaggtgagggactattctcatgtagtgaatgtaataaaagattcactgagaagggtgccctcacaacacacatgagaatccacacaggggagcgaccattctcatgtactgaatgtaataaaagcttccctgtgaagggtGCTCTCACCatacacatgagaatccacacaggggagcgaccattctcatgtaccaAATGTAATGAAAGCTTCCCTGTGGGGAgtgccctcaccacacacatgagaatccacacaggtgagggattattctcatgtagtgaatgtaataaaagattcactgtgaaGAGTTCCCTAACCAGACACATGAGAATACACACAGGTGAGggactattctcatgtagtgaatgtaataaaagattcactgtgaagggtgccctcacaagacacacaagaatccacacaggggagcgaccattctcatgtagtgaatgtaataaaagcttccctgtgaagggtGCCCTCATCACACAcgtgagaatccacacaggtgagagactattctcatgtactgaatgtaataaaagattccctGAGAAGGAtaccctcacaaaacacatgagaatccacacaggggagcgaccattctcatgtagtgaatgtaataaaagattctctgtgaagggtgccctcacaagacacctgagaatccacacaggggagcgaccattctcatgtagtgaatgtaataaaagattctctgtgaagagtgccctcataggacacatgagaatccacacaggggagcgaccattctcatgtactgaatgtaataaaagattctcTGTGAAGCGtgccctcacaaaacacatgagaatccacacaggggagcgaccattctcatgtactgaatgtaataaaagcttccctgtgaagggtgccctcacaagtcacatgagaatccacacaagggagcgactattctcatgtagtgaatgtaataaaagattctcTGTGAAGGGTACCCTCACcacacacatgagaatccacacaggggagagaccattctcatgtagtgaatgtaataaaagattctctgtgaagagtgccctcaccacacacatgagaatccacacaggggcgCGACCATTCTCAGAGAaaagatag